A genomic region of Christiangramia sp. OXR-203 contains the following coding sequences:
- a CDS encoding M1 family metallopeptidase encodes MSLIHAQKIRDHQVERFDFQKVDAHLNIDPARQKIEGEVLYSIDVLYPDDSLFINGKDMQFENVQLDGQSIDFSVDTEGIYILHDFKVNDSISLSLDYEVTPKKAVYFINWNDADIAEEERQVWTQGQGKYTSSWLPSVDDMNEKAEFDLSFEFPVSYELIANGENISNEIINDSVRLWKFNMEEPMSSYLVGFAAGKYQSKTNTSTSGIEIQNYYLPQDSLLLEPTYRHSAEIMEFFEQEIGIAYPWSNYKQIPVRDFLYAGMENTGTTIFSESLMVDSIGYHDQNYVNVNAHELAHQWFGNLVTEKSGKHHWLHEGFATYYALLAEKEIFGEDYFYWKLYQSAEVLKELSDSGKGQKLLSSTGSSSTYYQKGAWALHILREKVGEEAFRKGIKSYLETYAFKNVETDNFLAEMELASGMDLTQYKTDWLEQSAFKANQSLNVLRESEFMKSYLELAALRETPLETKFGYLDKILDFPVNDYLGQEVVYQLAGENSDLGRSLYIKAFESNNLYVRQAIATSMQTIPQQLQSNFESLLDDESYLTIEKALFKLWERFPQKKAEYLEKSRNIDGFYNKNVRMLWLTLSLVTSEFEPEKTSEYFEELSGYTNPSYPFEVRENAFGYLYQLGTFNETSLQSLLRATDHHAYRFRDFARQLLDELIANEEYREKLINVSSALEEKHSRYLNSKISG; translated from the coding sequence ATGTCCCTTATACATGCTCAGAAGATTCGTGATCACCAGGTAGAACGATTTGATTTTCAGAAAGTGGATGCTCACCTTAACATTGATCCGGCTCGACAAAAGATCGAGGGAGAAGTTCTGTATTCGATAGATGTGCTTTATCCTGATGATAGCTTGTTTATAAACGGGAAGGATATGCAATTCGAAAATGTACAGCTGGATGGTCAAAGCATTGATTTTTCAGTAGATACAGAAGGAATTTATATTCTTCATGACTTCAAGGTGAACGATAGTATTTCCCTGTCACTTGATTATGAGGTAACACCAAAAAAAGCTGTCTATTTCATCAATTGGAATGATGCTGATATTGCCGAAGAAGAAAGGCAGGTTTGGACGCAGGGCCAGGGAAAATACACTTCCAGCTGGTTGCCAAGTGTCGATGATATGAATGAGAAAGCAGAATTTGACCTTTCTTTTGAATTCCCCGTTTCCTACGAACTCATTGCTAATGGTGAAAATATCAGCAATGAAATTATAAACGATTCCGTTAGACTGTGGAAATTCAATATGGAAGAACCTATGAGTTCTTACCTGGTTGGTTTCGCAGCAGGTAAATATCAATCCAAAACCAACACTTCAACTTCAGGAATTGAGATCCAGAATTATTATCTCCCGCAGGATTCTTTGCTTCTGGAGCCAACTTACAGGCATTCTGCGGAAATCATGGAATTCTTTGAACAGGAAATTGGTATAGCGTATCCATGGAGTAATTATAAGCAGATTCCCGTAAGAGATTTTCTGTATGCTGGAATGGAGAATACAGGAACTACTATTTTTTCTGAATCTCTTATGGTGGATTCCATTGGTTATCATGATCAAAACTATGTGAATGTAAATGCGCATGAGCTGGCTCATCAATGGTTCGGAAATCTGGTTACCGAGAAAAGTGGAAAACATCACTGGTTGCACGAAGGATTTGCCACTTACTATGCATTGTTAGCTGAGAAAGAAATTTTTGGAGAGGATTATTTTTACTGGAAATTATACCAGTCGGCAGAGGTTTTAAAGGAATTAAGCGATTCAGGAAAAGGACAGAAATTATTGTCTTCAACTGGGAGCTCCAGTACTTATTATCAAAAAGGAGCCTGGGCATTACATATTCTAAGAGAAAAAGTTGGTGAGGAAGCTTTTAGAAAGGGCATAAAAAGTTACCTCGAAACTTATGCTTTTAAGAATGTGGAAACCGATAATTTTCTTGCGGAAATGGAACTTGCTTCGGGAATGGACCTTACTCAGTACAAAACTGACTGGTTAGAACAGTCAGCTTTTAAAGCTAACCAATCGCTGAATGTTTTAAGAGAATCAGAATTTATGAAATCTTACCTTGAGCTTGCTGCCTTACGAGAAACTCCGCTAGAAACAAAATTTGGATATCTGGATAAAATCCTGGATTTCCCTGTAAATGATTATTTAGGGCAGGAGGTTGTCTATCAGCTTGCCGGAGAAAATTCAGATTTAGGCAGAAGCTTATATATAAAAGCATTTGAATCTAACAACCTATATGTAAGACAGGCGATTGCTACCAGTATGCAAACAATTCCGCAGCAACTGCAATCCAACTTTGAAAGTTTATTAGATGATGAATCTTATCTCACCATCGAAAAAGCATTGTTCAAATTATGGGAAAGATTTCCGCAGAAAAAAGCAGAATATCTGGAGAAATCCAGGAATATTGACGGATTCTATAATAAGAATGTACGTATGCTTTGGCTAACCTTGAGCCTGGTAACTTCCGAATTCGAGCCGGAAAAAACTTCTGAATATTTTGAGGAATTATCTGGATACACAAACCCATCATATCCTTTTGAAGTAAGGGAAAATGCTTTTGGATATCTATACCAGTTAGGAACTTTTAATGAAACTAGTTTGCAGAGCCTGTTAAGGGCAACAGATCATCATGCTTACCGGTTTCGGGATTTTGCAAGACAATTGCTTGATGAATTGATCGCAAATGAGGAATATCGAGAGAAATTGATAAATGTGTCTTCAGCCTTAGAGGAGAAACATAGTAGATATTTGAACTCTAAAATTTCAGGTTAG
- the recG gene encoding ATP-dependent DNA helicase RecG: MIQNLLQTPIEYLKGVGPNRADLFKKELNISTYRDLINFFPNRYIDKTGFYKVAQLQQNSSEVQIVGKIVHLKMVEQKKGKRLVADFVDDTGRMELVWFRGHKWIRENIKLNTPYVIFGKTNFYSGMFSMPHPELELVSDYKRNLRVAMQPVYPSTELLQKKGVTNRVIMKLMQEVLQQTGMKFSESLNPELLEELKLLGKAESLFNIHFPKNQELLAKAQFRLKFEELFYVQLQLLRRNLMHKQKIKGFNFDKVGHIFNDFYSNHLPFELTNAQKRVVKEIRGDMGSGAQMNRLLQGDVGSGKTIVALMSMLLALDNNFQACLMAPTEILSIQHYHGLVELCIELKLNIRLLTGSTKTRERREIHEQLESGEIHILIGTHALLEDKVKFKNLGLAVIDEQHRFGVAQRAKLWKKNHIPPHVLVMTATPIPRTLAMSLYGDLDISVIDELPPGRKPIKTVQRYDSNRLKVFAFIRDEIQKGRQVYIVYPLIQESEKMDYKDLMDGYESIAREFPDNQISIVHGQMKPADKDFEMDRFVIGQTDIMVATTVIEVGVNVPNASVMIIESAERFGLSQLHQLRGRVGRGAEQSFCILMTGHKLSNDSKTRLETMTSTNDGFEIAEVDLKLRGPGDLMGTQQSGVLNLKIADIVKDNAILQSARFYANRLLKEDPNLENEKNSTVKNAYSRLVKNKTIWNYIS, from the coding sequence ATGATCCAGAACCTGCTGCAAACCCCTATTGAGTATCTTAAAGGAGTTGGTCCCAACCGGGCCGATCTTTTTAAGAAGGAACTCAACATCAGCACCTATCGAGACCTCATCAATTTTTTCCCTAATCGTTATATAGATAAAACAGGTTTCTATAAGGTCGCACAACTGCAGCAAAATTCTTCTGAAGTACAAATTGTTGGTAAGATCGTCCATCTAAAAATGGTTGAACAGAAGAAAGGCAAACGCCTTGTAGCCGACTTTGTTGATGACACCGGAAGAATGGAGCTGGTCTGGTTTAGAGGCCATAAATGGATAAGGGAAAACATCAAATTGAATACGCCTTATGTCATCTTCGGAAAAACAAATTTTTACAGTGGGATGTTCAGTATGCCACATCCGGAGCTTGAACTGGTATCAGATTATAAGAGGAATTTAAGGGTCGCCATGCAACCGGTATATCCTTCTACTGAATTACTTCAGAAGAAAGGAGTTACTAATAGAGTGATCATGAAATTGATGCAGGAAGTGCTGCAACAAACCGGGATGAAATTTTCTGAAAGTCTGAATCCGGAATTACTGGAAGAACTAAAACTTCTGGGAAAAGCAGAATCGCTATTCAATATTCATTTTCCGAAGAACCAGGAGCTATTGGCAAAAGCGCAGTTCAGACTTAAATTCGAGGAGCTTTTTTATGTGCAACTGCAATTACTGCGCAGAAACCTCATGCATAAACAAAAGATCAAGGGTTTCAATTTTGACAAAGTAGGTCATATTTTCAACGACTTTTACAGTAATCATTTACCGTTCGAACTTACCAATGCTCAAAAACGTGTGGTCAAGGAAATTCGAGGAGATATGGGAAGCGGCGCCCAGATGAACAGGCTATTACAGGGAGATGTAGGTTCCGGTAAAACCATTGTTGCCCTGATGTCCATGCTCCTTGCGCTCGATAATAATTTCCAGGCATGTTTAATGGCTCCTACAGAAATTCTCTCTATTCAGCATTATCATGGTTTAGTAGAACTTTGTATAGAACTAAAATTGAATATTCGATTGCTTACCGGATCAACCAAAACCAGGGAGCGCCGGGAAATCCATGAACAACTGGAATCTGGAGAGATACATATTCTCATTGGCACCCATGCTCTTCTTGAAGACAAAGTAAAATTTAAGAATCTTGGTCTTGCCGTGATCGATGAACAACATCGTTTTGGAGTGGCCCAAAGAGCCAAGCTATGGAAGAAGAACCATATTCCACCTCATGTTCTGGTGATGACTGCAACTCCAATTCCGCGTACTCTGGCTATGAGTCTGTATGGAGATCTGGATATTTCGGTCATTGATGAATTACCTCCTGGTCGTAAACCTATTAAAACCGTTCAGCGTTATGATAGCAATCGCTTAAAGGTTTTTGCTTTTATTCGGGATGAAATTCAGAAAGGCCGCCAGGTTTATATCGTATATCCGCTTATACAGGAATCTGAAAAAATGGATTATAAGGATCTTATGGATGGCTATGAAAGTATCGCCAGAGAATTTCCAGACAACCAGATCTCTATTGTTCACGGCCAGATGAAACCTGCCGACAAGGACTTTGAAATGGATCGTTTTGTAATAGGTCAAACAGATATTATGGTTGCCACTACCGTAATCGAAGTAGGCGTAAATGTTCCTAACGCCAGTGTGATGATCATAGAAAGTGCTGAAAGATTTGGTCTTTCGCAGTTGCACCAGTTAAGAGGACGTGTTGGTCGTGGTGCTGAACAGAGTTTTTGCATTCTTATGACGGGTCATAAACTTTCCAACGATAGTAAAACGAGATTGGAAACAATGACTTCTACCAACGATGGTTTTGAGATCGCTGAAGTTGACCTGAAGCTAAGAGGTCCTGGTGATCTTATGGGAACTCAGCAAAGCGGGGTTCTTAATTTAAAGATCGCAGATATCGTGAAGGATAATGCAATTCTGCAATCAGCCAGATTTTATGCCAACAGGTTGCTCAAAGAAGATCCAAACCTTGAGAATGAAAAAAACAGCACTGTGAAAAACGCCTATTCACGCCTGGTCAAGAACAAAACGATCTGGAATTACATTAGCTAA
- a CDS encoding patatin-like phospholipase family protein: MRALVISGGGSKGAFAGGVAQHLIQEQKRRYDLFLGTSTGSLLIPHLAAGNIQKVYDIYTNVTQRTIFSVNPFVIKKKDGREYVTINYLNTVWQFIRQRRTFGESKALRRSIRKNFSQQDFNELKSNIKDVVVTVSNLSKNRVEYKSIHDFEYDDFCDWIWISCNYIPFMSLATKDGFEYADGGLGCVVPIREAIKRGATEVDAIILEAENMEYNKVLGKNPFSLMVNLFGFLLDQVEYHDIVEGKLAAMNKKVKLNIYYTPTKLTENSLVFNKEDMTDWWQQGFEYAEKKEMERKAAKSSWFKLGF, encoded by the coding sequence ATGCGTGCACTGGTTATATCTGGAGGAGGAAGTAAAGGCGCCTTTGCCGGCGGCGTTGCCCAACATCTAATTCAGGAACAAAAAAGAAGGTATGATCTTTTTCTAGGAACCAGTACCGGCAGTTTGCTTATTCCACACCTGGCCGCAGGAAACATCCAGAAAGTTTACGATATCTATACAAATGTCACGCAGAGAACGATCTTTAGCGTCAATCCTTTCGTAATCAAGAAAAAAGATGGTCGGGAATATGTGACGATCAATTACCTGAATACCGTCTGGCAATTTATAAGACAGCGCCGAACCTTTGGGGAAAGCAAAGCTTTACGGAGAAGCATTCGAAAGAACTTTTCTCAGCAGGATTTCAACGAGCTTAAATCCAACATTAAAGATGTGGTCGTAACGGTGTCTAATCTATCCAAGAACAGGGTGGAATATAAATCTATTCACGATTTCGAGTACGACGATTTTTGCGACTGGATCTGGATAAGTTGTAATTATATACCTTTTATGAGTCTCGCGACTAAAGATGGCTTTGAATATGCAGACGGTGGTCTTGGATGTGTGGTTCCAATCAGAGAGGCCATTAAACGCGGAGCAACAGAAGTAGATGCGATCATTCTGGAAGCTGAAAACATGGAATACAATAAAGTTCTAGGTAAGAATCCTTTTTCATTAATGGTCAACCTCTTCGGTTTCTTGTTGGACCAGGTCGAATATCATGATATCGTGGAAGGAAAACTTGCCGCGATGAATAAAAAGGTAAAGCTGAATATCTACTATACACCAACCAAGCTAACAGAAAATTCTCTTGTTTTCAACAAAGAAGATATGACCGACTGGTGGCAACAGGGTTTTGAATATGCCGAAAAGAAAGAGATGGAGCGTAAAGCTGCGAAATCTTCGTGGTTTAAGCTAGGTTTCTAA
- a CDS encoding DsrE family protein, with product MKKLILLFTILWVNLSIAQQFEAGNVIPEYGKTITVPHAEFKVDTNLVYKVVFDIDRNFDPAEVNKLVETAARFLNMHEKAGVDPENMHLALVFHGSATKDVLDDTSYSEAYPGTEKNPNTPLFTALANAGVELIVCGQSAAHHNVDPENVHKDIKYALSAMTALLQLQADDYQLIKF from the coding sequence ATGAAGAAATTGATCTTGCTATTTACTATCCTTTGGGTAAATCTATCTATTGCCCAGCAATTTGAAGCTGGAAATGTTATTCCTGAATACGGCAAAACCATTACTGTTCCTCATGCCGAATTTAAAGTAGATACCAATCTGGTATACAAAGTAGTATTTGATATCGATAGGAATTTCGATCCTGCTGAAGTCAATAAACTGGTAGAAACAGCTGCTCGATTTTTGAATATGCATGAAAAAGCTGGAGTAGATCCTGAAAATATGCACCTTGCTCTGGTCTTTCATGGTTCAGCTACTAAAGATGTTCTCGATGATACTTCGTATTCCGAGGCTTATCCTGGAACTGAAAAAAATCCGAATACTCCGCTATTTACAGCACTGGCAAATGCCGGAGTAGAACTTATCGTATGCGGCCAGAGCGCAGCACATCATAATGTAGATCCTGAAAATGTCCATAAAGATATTAAGTATGCACTTTCAGCAATGACAGCACTTTTACAGCTTCAGGCAGATGATTATCAATTGATCAAATTCTAA
- a CDS encoding patatin-like phospholipase family protein: MRALVISGGGSKGAFAGGVAQYLTEDLGRDYDLFIGTSTGSLLLSHMALHKAEKVKKAFTSVNQSSIFSSRPFLIKKKHGQETITINHFNVILNFLKGSKTFGDSLNLKTLLQKTFTKEEFKQLKDSNKEVVVTVSNLSLNEVEYKSIKDYDYDAFIDWIWISCNYTPFMSLVTKNGCEYADGGLGSMVPIEEAIKRGATEVDAIILQTEVTYFNRMPSKNVFSLITNLFAFMLDRIETQNIRIGKFSAANKDCIINFYYTPSVLTTNSLIFDKEKMREWWESGYEFAKYRNEEINEIEP; the protein is encoded by the coding sequence ATGAGAGCACTCGTAATTTCAGGAGGAGGAAGCAAGGGAGCTTTTGCCGGCGGAGTTGCGCAGTATCTTACTGAAGATCTAGGCCGCGATTATGATCTATTTATAGGGACGTCTACTGGAAGTTTGCTCCTTTCTCATATGGCTTTGCATAAAGCAGAGAAAGTTAAAAAGGCTTTTACCAGCGTCAATCAATCCAGTATTTTTAGTAGCAGACCATTCCTCATCAAAAAGAAGCATGGGCAGGAAACCATCACGATCAATCACTTTAATGTTATTCTGAATTTTCTAAAAGGAAGCAAAACCTTCGGTGATAGTTTAAATCTCAAAACCCTGCTTCAGAAGACTTTTACAAAAGAAGAATTTAAGCAACTGAAGGATAGCAATAAGGAAGTCGTGGTTACAGTTTCTAATCTCTCTCTGAATGAGGTGGAGTATAAGAGTATCAAGGACTACGATTACGATGCATTTATAGACTGGATCTGGATTTCCTGCAATTACACGCCATTTATGAGTTTGGTCACCAAAAATGGATGTGAGTATGCCGATGGTGGACTGGGAAGCATGGTGCCAATTGAGGAAGCGATTAAGCGAGGTGCGACAGAGGTGGATGCGATCATTCTTCAAACTGAAGTAACTTATTTTAACAGGATGCCTTCAAAGAACGTATTTTCGCTTATTACCAATCTTTTCGCATTTATGCTGGACAGGATCGAAACTCAGAATATCAGGATTGGGAAATTTTCTGCCGCGAATAAGGATTGTATTATCAATTTTTATTATACTCCAAGCGTTCTAACTACGAATTCTCTTATTTTTGATAAGGAGAAAATGAGGGAATGGTGGGAGAGTGGCTATGAGTTTGCCAAATACAGAAATGAAGAAATTAACGAAATTGAACCTTAA
- a CDS encoding FMN-binding glutamate synthase family protein: MDQILSFLSSIPWWGWILLILIIIAINDVLFNRKHTIKHNFPVVGHLRYFLESIGPEIRQYLVANNRKELPFNRRERGWIYASAKNENNYEGFGTDQDMYSSHYIFVKNSILPYKLPAGHPNQKNSGLIPCAKAMGTYNKRKRPFRPASIINVSAMSYGSLSAKAIESLNEGCKLSGAYHNTGEGGLSPYHKKGADVVFQIGTGYFGTRDEQGNFDMSKLVKLVQENPQVRAIELKLSQGAKPGKGGVLPAKKISQEISEIRGVPMGKDVLSPAYHSAFGNLEDMIIFLEEIAAATGLPVGIKAAIGNLDDWHTLAGIMKSKNHGPDFITIDGGEGGTGAAPPSFADHVSVPWIYGFSDVYKIFQEYELTNRVVFVAAGKLGFPAKAAMAFALGADCINVGREAMMSIGCIQAQSCHTNTCPTGIATQNKWLQRGIDIADKSMRTNFYFVKFRKELLQITHACGHEHPAQFTTNDIEINLSDKNLSNTLESTFGYTKDKVNFQSVPELVTCPHLGGNLDLKSLQITEDAIH; encoded by the coding sequence ATGGATCAAATTTTAAGCTTCTTATCGTCTATTCCATGGTGGGGATGGATACTACTCATATTAATAATCATCGCAATTAATGATGTTCTCTTTAATCGGAAACATACTATAAAGCACAATTTTCCGGTGGTTGGACACCTACGCTACTTCCTGGAAAGCATTGGACCTGAAATACGGCAATATCTAGTAGCCAATAACAGGAAAGAATTACCCTTTAACCGGCGTGAACGAGGCTGGATATACGCTTCAGCAAAAAATGAAAATAATTATGAAGGATTCGGTACAGACCAGGACATGTATTCTTCGCACTATATTTTTGTAAAAAATTCCATTCTACCTTATAAATTACCTGCAGGGCATCCAAACCAGAAAAACTCCGGATTAATCCCCTGCGCGAAAGCAATGGGAACCTACAATAAGCGGAAAAGACCATTTAGACCGGCTTCAATAATTAATGTATCAGCAATGAGTTATGGTTCACTTTCAGCAAAGGCTATAGAGTCTTTGAACGAAGGTTGTAAACTTTCAGGAGCTTATCACAATACTGGTGAAGGCGGATTATCTCCTTACCACAAAAAAGGGGCAGATGTTGTTTTCCAGATAGGAACCGGATATTTTGGAACCAGAGATGAACAGGGGAATTTCGACATGTCCAAACTAGTCAAACTAGTACAGGAAAATCCACAAGTTAGAGCGATCGAACTTAAATTATCTCAGGGAGCAAAACCTGGAAAAGGAGGTGTTCTTCCAGCAAAAAAGATCTCACAGGAGATTTCAGAAATTCGTGGAGTTCCAATGGGGAAGGATGTTCTATCACCGGCTTACCATTCGGCATTTGGCAACCTTGAAGATATGATTATATTTCTTGAGGAAATTGCAGCGGCTACAGGACTTCCGGTAGGAATTAAGGCTGCAATTGGAAATCTTGATGACTGGCATACACTTGCCGGCATCATGAAATCTAAAAATCACGGACCCGATTTTATTACCATAGATGGCGGTGAAGGCGGTACTGGTGCTGCGCCACCAAGTTTCGCAGATCATGTTTCAGTACCATGGATCTATGGTTTTAGTGATGTTTACAAGATCTTTCAGGAATATGAACTTACCAATAGGGTCGTTTTTGTAGCGGCTGGTAAACTCGGATTCCCTGCAAAAGCTGCTATGGCCTTTGCTTTAGGTGCAGATTGTATCAACGTTGGCCGGGAAGCGATGATGAGCATTGGCTGTATACAAGCTCAAAGCTGTCATACTAATACCTGTCCTACCGGAATTGCAACTCAGAATAAATGGCTGCAAAGAGGTATTGATATTGCAGATAAATCCATGCGTACCAATTTCTACTTTGTAAAATTCAGAAAAGAGCTGCTTCAAATTACTCATGCTTGTGGTCATGAACATCCCGCACAATTCACTACCAACGATATCGAGATCAACTTAAGTGATAAGAATCTTTCAAATACATTAGAATCTACTTTTGGATATACTAAGGATAAAGTAAATTTCCAGTCTGTACCAGAATTAGTGACATGTCCACACTTGGGTGGTAACCTTGATTTAAAATCGCTACAAATAACTGAAGACGCTATACATTAA
- a CDS encoding amidohydrolase, producing the protein MKYIITLSILLATLGLQAQQNIPEADFQNIEDQVIDWRRDLHENPELSNREFETAKKIAAHLESLGIETTTGIAKTGVVGILKGDKPGKTLALRADIDALPVTEKNDLEFKSTKTIEFLGSQTGVMHACGHDTHTAILMGVAEILSKHKDKINGTVKFIFQPAEEGPPPGEEGGAALMIKEGVLDNPEVDAIFGLHINAATPVGTIKYKPEGTMAAVERFVINVQGKQAHGSAPWSGVDPILISAKIIDGLQTIISRNADLTESASVITVGKITSGVRFNIIPETAELIGTVRTLDPRNKKVILSRMRELVPAIAKAYGGSATIDIQNNTAITFNDVALTQQMLPTLENVAGKENVNLMKATTGGEDFSYFQEKVPGFYFFLGGMPENAEPTRHHTPDFYIDESGLLLGVKIMTQLTLDFLSNS; encoded by the coding sequence ATGAAATATATAATTACTCTAAGCATTCTTCTGGCAACACTTGGCCTTCAGGCGCAGCAGAATATTCCTGAAGCTGATTTTCAGAATATAGAAGATCAGGTGATCGATTGGCGAAGAGATCTTCACGAAAACCCGGAATTATCCAATCGTGAATTCGAGACCGCTAAAAAGATAGCAGCACATCTGGAGTCACTTGGTATCGAAACTACTACTGGAATCGCAAAAACCGGAGTCGTAGGAATTTTAAAAGGTGACAAGCCTGGTAAAACCCTGGCTCTTAGAGCAGATATCGATGCGCTCCCGGTAACAGAAAAAAATGATCTGGAATTTAAGTCAACCAAAACTATAGAATTCTTAGGTTCTCAAACAGGCGTTATGCATGCTTGCGGGCATGATACTCATACCGCAATTCTTATGGGTGTTGCTGAAATTCTTTCAAAGCATAAAGATAAAATTAATGGCACTGTAAAATTTATTTTCCAACCTGCTGAAGAGGGACCACCACCAGGTGAGGAAGGTGGAGCTGCGCTAATGATCAAAGAAGGTGTTCTTGACAATCCTGAAGTTGATGCCATTTTTGGATTGCATATTAACGCTGCTACTCCAGTGGGAACTATCAAGTATAAACCTGAAGGTACCATGGCAGCAGTGGAAAGATTTGTGATCAATGTTCAGGGTAAACAAGCGCATGGTTCAGCTCCATGGAGTGGTGTGGATCCAATTTTAATCTCTGCCAAAATCATTGATGGCCTGCAAACGATCATCAGCAGAAATGCAGATTTAACTGAGTCGGCTTCTGTGATCACAGTTGGAAAGATCACCAGCGGTGTGCGATTTAATATTATTCCTGAGACCGCCGAACTAATTGGTACCGTTAGAACTTTAGATCCAAGAAACAAAAAAGTGATCCTGTCCAGAATGCGCGAACTCGTACCGGCAATTGCCAAGGCATACGGTGGTTCTGCCACGATCGATATTCAGAATAATACCGCGATCACATTTAATGATGTAGCCCTGACCCAACAGATGCTTCCCACTCTTGAAAATGTTGCCGGAAAAGAGAACGTAAATTTAATGAAGGCAACCACCGGTGGAGAAGATTTTTCATATTTTCAGGAAAAAGTCCCAGGATTTTACTTCTTTTTAGGTGGAATGCCTGAAAATGCCGAACCTACAAGACATCATACTCCCGACTTCTATATTGATGAAAGCGGACTTTTACTTGGTGTAAAGATAATGACACAATTAACTCTTGATTTTTTAAGCAATTCCTAA